A region from the Stygiolobus caldivivus genome encodes:
- a CDS encoding Lrp/AsnC family transcriptional regulator, translating to MQLDEVDLKILKILQDDAKYPLEKIAEEVRAPKSTVAYRIKRLEKSGVIRGYHAYIDPSSLNLDYLVVTLVKAKYGKDYHEILGQKIAQLPGVWGVYFVLGDNDFIVLARFRNRDEMMNKYLEKLMSMPEIERTNTQIIAKIIRETPFYILD from the coding sequence ATGCAGCTTGATGAGGTAGATCTTAAAATCCTGAAAATACTCCAAGATGACGCTAAATACCCGCTAGAGAAAATAGCCGAGGAAGTAAGGGCTCCTAAATCTACAGTTGCTTATAGAATAAAGAGACTTGAAAAATCGGGTGTAATAAGAGGCTATCATGCTTATATAGATCCTTCGTCTTTAAATCTAGATTACCTAGTAGTAACATTGGTTAAAGCTAAGTATGGTAAAGATTACCATGAGATCTTAGGTCAGAAAATAGCTCAATTACCCGGAGTTTGGGGAGTATATTTCGTGTTAGGAGATAACGATTTCATCGTACTTGCGAGATTTAGGAACAGGGACGAAATGATGAATAAGTATCTCGAAAAACTTATGAGCATGCCTGAAATTGAAAGAACCAATACCCAGATTATTGCTAAAATAATCCGGGAAACTCCGTTCTATATATTAGATTAA
- a CDS encoding urease subunit gamma has product MFLTPREQEKLLISWAAEVARRRKERGIKLNYVEAEAIIVDYILEKAREGAKMEEIIKGAQELLTENDVMDEVPEMLDLIQVEATFPDGTKLVTVRNPIKSSKKSLNTFIIGEGEINVEKGDEVEMQVTNSGDRPIQVGSHYHFFEVNKALKFDRQLAFGMRLAIPSGTSVRFEPGQTRVIRLRKIGGSRRVTGLNGLTEGSLDHNKDQAIKRAKDRGFV; this is encoded by the coding sequence ATGTTTTTAACACCACGTGAGCAAGAGAAGTTACTAATCTCATGGGCTGCAGAAGTAGCTAGGAGGAGGAAAGAAAGGGGTATAAAACTGAACTATGTAGAAGCAGAGGCAATTATCGTAGACTACATCCTCGAGAAAGCTAGAGAAGGTGCTAAGATGGAAGAGATCATAAAGGGGGCCCAAGAATTGCTCACAGAAAATGATGTAATGGATGAAGTACCTGAAATGCTAGACCTAATCCAAGTCGAAGCTACATTCCCTGATGGCACTAAACTTGTAACCGTTAGAAACCCTATAAAGTCGAGTAAGAAATCACTGAATACGTTCATAATCGGTGAGGGTGAAATAAACGTTGAAAAAGGAGATGAAGTAGAAATGCAAGTTACAAATTCAGGAGACCGTCCAATACAAGTAGGTTCCCATTACCATTTCTTTGAAGTTAATAAAGCACTAAAATTTGATAGACAGTTAGCCTTCGGTATGAGGTTAGCTATACCGTCTGGTACCTCAGTTAGGTTTGAGCCTGGGCAGACCAGAGTTATAAGGTTGAGAAAGATAGGGGGTTCACGCAGAGTAACAGGTTTAAATGGCCTAACAGAAGGTTCTTTAGACCATAACAAAGACCAGGCTATCAAAAGGGCAAAAGATAGGGGGTTCGTATGA
- a CDS encoding transglutaminase family protein produces the protein MDIVNYEVFYEARYEYEDVVTTNDNTLKVVPYDGDNQVVIEEKVETEPAGYVTKYRDILGNSVYRVKIIEPHYSMVIRSTSKVRVKVLDFIDCELPCIVHEPMFTDSTKLINVEYFKPIADKIYNGSKTLDEVLHKVVSFVNGKVKYREGVTNVDTPAHKSFEIGLGVCQDIAQITIGILRAMGFPARYVMGVVHDNPRTTHAWIEVKTPNGWVPIDPTRKRFYSEIKYIKFAIGRDYYDASPIVGTFVSKGRGWLKKLTVGVKRV, from the coding sequence ATGGATATTGTGAATTATGAAGTGTTCTATGAAGCTAGATATGAATACGAGGACGTAGTCACCACAAATGATAATACTTTAAAGGTAGTCCCTTATGACGGTGATAACCAAGTCGTTATAGAAGAAAAAGTCGAAACAGAACCTGCAGGATACGTAACTAAATATAGGGACATACTGGGTAATAGTGTGTACAGAGTAAAAATCATAGAACCCCATTATTCAATGGTTATACGGAGCACTAGTAAGGTTAGAGTTAAAGTCTTAGACTTTATAGACTGTGAGTTGCCGTGTATTGTACACGAACCTATGTTTACCGATTCCACTAAGTTAATAAACGTTGAATATTTTAAGCCTATAGCTGATAAAATATATAATGGGTCAAAGACTCTAGATGAAGTATTACATAAAGTTGTTTCTTTTGTTAACGGCAAGGTCAAGTATAGAGAAGGGGTCACTAACGTTGATACTCCAGCACATAAGAGCTTTGAAATCGGACTAGGTGTCTGCCAAGATATAGCACAGATAACTATAGGGATCTTGCGTGCAATGGGTTTTCCAGCCAGATACGTAATGGGGGTCGTTCATGATAACCCCAGGACTACACATGCGTGGATAGAGGTTAAGACTCCAAACGGGTGGGTGCCTATTGACCCTACCAGAAAAAGGTTTTACAGTGAAATAAAATATATTAAATTCGCTATAGGAAGGGATTATTATGACGCGTCTCCTATTGTCGGTACTTTCGTGAGTAAGGGGAGGGGATGGTTGAAAAAACTTACAGTGGGGGTGAAAAGGGTTTGA
- a CDS encoding circularly permuted type 2 ATP-grasp protein, producing MISFKKINSSAFVEYYDERYKQIISDVENSKDYFKYVKLVNELAYREGFTFYTSYYYRSIKVDPLPRVLTQDEFSLISDGLKRRGMAINKFLYSWYHGDKVVVPEEIIKSSVYFRPEMMGFDPPKGTYVYIFGEDLVKVQGIPYILEDNVRIPSGMSYAIKSVELTNRVFNDIYSIKGSTGDGLRKLRTTLEKASDTRDPVIVILTEGTYNSAYFEHKFYSDNLEIILAEPSDIKVKDGEVVVKTVDEGEVHVDVIYRRIEDLDILTPGLMNAYLRGRVNIVNAPGTGIADDKITFCFMPKIMDFLGIKEVIRQPFSLPLEATEEHFEKEIEKFVIKRREGYGGSGTYVLKDLPLEERIRVLKEARNYPEEFMVQETLDFDTVVSAIDDNFYQTYADIRVFMFNGETSTSVLSRVAPFGSRITNNSSGGLVKPVWIL from the coding sequence GTGATATCTTTTAAAAAAATTAACTCGTCAGCGTTTGTGGAGTATTATGATGAAAGATATAAACAAATTATTTCTGATGTGGAAAATTCTAAAGACTATTTCAAGTATGTTAAGCTGGTTAACGAACTAGCGTATAGGGAAGGGTTTACGTTTTATACTTCCTACTACTACAGGAGTATAAAAGTCGATCCACTCCCTAGAGTACTTACTCAAGACGAGTTCAGCCTAATATCAGACGGGTTAAAAAGGAGGGGCATGGCTATAAACAAGTTCCTCTATTCATGGTACCACGGCGATAAAGTAGTAGTACCAGAGGAAATTATAAAATCCTCAGTGTATTTTAGACCCGAAATGATGGGGTTTGACCCGCCCAAAGGGACCTATGTATACATATTCGGAGAGGACTTAGTAAAGGTACAAGGAATACCTTACATACTCGAGGATAACGTAAGGATACCTTCTGGTATGAGCTATGCAATTAAGTCTGTAGAACTTACGAACAGAGTGTTTAACGATATTTATTCGATAAAAGGGAGCACAGGTGATGGGCTAAGAAAACTGAGGACTACACTAGAAAAAGCTTCCGACACAAGGGACCCGGTAATAGTCATTTTAACAGAGGGTACTTATAACTCCGCATATTTTGAACACAAATTTTACTCAGATAACTTGGAAATTATTTTAGCTGAACCATCTGATATTAAAGTCAAGGACGGCGAAGTCGTAGTTAAGACTGTAGATGAGGGTGAGGTCCATGTTGATGTAATTTATAGGAGAATAGAAGACCTCGATATACTTACTCCGGGGCTCATGAACGCGTACCTCAGGGGGCGAGTGAATATTGTGAACGCCCCCGGGACGGGGATAGCAGACGATAAGATAACTTTCTGCTTTATGCCTAAGATAATGGACTTTTTGGGGATAAAAGAAGTGATCAGACAACCTTTTTCTTTGCCCTTAGAGGCTACTGAAGAACACTTTGAAAAAGAGATAGAAAAATTCGTTATTAAACGTAGAGAGGGATACGGGGGGTCGGGGACTTATGTTTTAAAAGACCTACCTTTAGAGGAAAGGATAAGGGTACTAAAAGAAGCGAGGAATTACCCAGAGGAGTTTATGGTCCAAGAGACCCTTGATTTCGACACTGTCGTATCAGCTATTGACGACAATTTTTATCAGACATATGCTGACATTAGAGTATTTATGTTCAATGGTGAAACGTCAACCTCAGTCCTTAGTAGAGTAGCGCCCTTTGGAAGTAGGATTACAAATAATTCTTCTGGGGGTCTGGTGAAGCCGGTATGGATATTGTGA
- the ureC gene encoding urease subunit alpha produces MKIDRYRYFELYGPTEGDLIRLGNSNLHIKIEKDLIQKGEELVFGAGKTARDGLGLLPTAREEDTMDVIITNAVILDPLLGVIKADIGIKNGVIVGIGHGGNPFTMDGVDFVLGSNTEVISAEGLIATPGFIDTHVHWVAPEQVFDALSAGFTTLIGGGTGPAEGTKATTATPGSWNIKVVAEALDSFPVNFGLTAKGSSSRITMEQSLRAGALGFKIHEDWGAMPRVIDETLTVADEYDVQVAIHTDTSNESGYLEDTLNAIGGRTIHAYHVEGAGGGHAPDIIKICGEPNILPSSTNPTKPFTVHTYEEHLEMLMAVHHLNPKVPEDVAYAESRIREETMQAEDYLHDLGAISMMSSDSQAMGRVGETGIRTFQLAHKMKELGLVKVTDNERVLRYLAKITINPAITHGISSYVGTLSPGHIADIVLWDPRFFPAKPYMVIKGGAIAWALMGDTNASIAYSQPVLYKPMFGYYSAKTVSLWFSASEGVNSISNVVKRRVVPVKNTRNISKKDMVYNSSLPKIDVNPDTYEVKVNGIVPEVPPSKWLPFTQLYFMY; encoded by the coding sequence ATGAAAATAGACCGGTACCGCTATTTTGAACTCTATGGACCCACGGAAGGGGACCTTATAAGGTTAGGGAACTCTAACCTACATATAAAAATAGAAAAGGACCTGATCCAAAAAGGTGAGGAGCTAGTCTTCGGTGCAGGAAAGACTGCTCGTGACGGGCTCGGGCTTTTACCCACGGCTAGAGAAGAGGACACTATGGACGTAATAATTACGAACGCTGTTATACTCGACCCACTGTTGGGAGTAATTAAGGCTGATATCGGAATTAAAAACGGAGTAATAGTAGGTATAGGTCATGGAGGAAACCCGTTTACAATGGACGGAGTAGATTTTGTATTAGGCAGTAACACGGAAGTTATCTCTGCAGAAGGGCTCATAGCGACTCCTGGGTTTATAGATACTCACGTCCACTGGGTTGCACCTGAACAAGTTTTCGATGCGCTCTCAGCTGGGTTTACTACCTTAATAGGTGGAGGGACTGGTCCTGCAGAGGGGACAAAAGCTACTACTGCAACTCCGGGGTCTTGGAATATTAAGGTAGTCGCTGAAGCGCTGGATAGTTTTCCGGTTAATTTTGGTTTAACGGCTAAGGGCTCTTCTAGCCGGATTACGATGGAACAGTCTCTAAGGGCTGGGGCACTGGGTTTCAAGATCCATGAAGACTGGGGGGCAATGCCAAGGGTTATAGATGAGACTTTAACAGTTGCAGATGAATACGATGTCCAAGTCGCGATACATACAGACACTTCGAACGAAAGTGGCTACCTAGAGGACACATTAAATGCTATAGGAGGTAGGACTATACACGCCTATCACGTAGAAGGTGCTGGGGGAGGTCATGCACCGGACATAATTAAAATATGCGGAGAACCTAACATATTACCTTCTTCTACAAACCCCACGAAACCTTTCACAGTCCACACTTATGAGGAGCACCTAGAGATGTTAATGGCAGTCCATCACCTCAATCCTAAAGTCCCGGAGGACGTTGCATATGCTGAGTCAAGGATAAGAGAAGAGACGATGCAGGCAGAAGACTACCTCCACGACCTTGGGGCTATAAGTATGATGTCATCCGATTCACAAGCTATGGGGAGGGTTGGAGAAACCGGCATAAGGACGTTTCAATTAGCACATAAGATGAAAGAATTGGGACTAGTCAAGGTGACCGACAACGAAAGAGTTCTACGTTATTTAGCTAAAATTACTATTAACCCAGCTATCACACACGGTATTTCATCTTACGTAGGTACGCTGTCTCCCGGACATATTGCGGATATCGTACTGTGGGACCCCAGGTTTTTCCCAGCTAAACCTTACATGGTGATTAAGGGTGGGGCTATAGCTTGGGCATTAATGGGGGACACAAACGCCTCTATAGCCTACTCTCAGCCCGTACTCTATAAACCAATGTTCGGGTATTACTCCGCTAAGACTGTATCTTTATGGTTCTCGGCATCTGAAGGCGTCAATAGTATTTCCAATGTAGTGAAAAGGAGAGTAGTCCCGGTAAAGAATACGAGAAATATAAGTAAAAAAGATATGGTGTATAATAGTTCGCTGCCTAAAATCGATGTAAACCCTGATACGTACGAAGTTAAAGTAAACGGTATAGTCCCGGAGGTGCCACCGTCTAAGTGGCTCCCGTTCACTCAACTCTACTTCATGTACTGA
- a CDS encoding urease accessory protein UreE, with product MMVVVRKLGRKDELKSVVEKAQKNGLLRLVKLSRECIEKGRCRGKTDRDEDVVINLRGIPLNEGDILEADNGFLILIQLKEERVIEFELKDPVEAFKLGFALGNYHMRVMLQGNKVYISAELGEEFLLERFREYKPQVKEVVFKPNLELPVSPVVIDFANA from the coding sequence ATGATGGTGGTAGTCAGGAAACTTGGTAGAAAAGATGAACTTAAGTCTGTCGTGGAAAAGGCCCAGAAGAACGGGCTGCTTAGATTAGTTAAACTTTCGAGAGAGTGTATAGAGAAAGGGAGGTGCAGGGGTAAGACTGACAGGGACGAAGACGTGGTAATAAACCTCAGGGGGATCCCTTTAAATGAGGGTGATATATTAGAAGCCGACAACGGTTTCCTTATCTTGATCCAATTAAAAGAAGAACGTGTAATCGAGTTCGAATTGAAAGACCCTGTTGAGGCGTTTAAGCTAGGGTTTGCTCTAGGTAATTACCATATGAGGGTAATGCTACAAGGTAACAAAGTATATATATCGGCTGAATTAGGAGAGGAATTTTTACTAGAAAGGTTTAGAGAATACAAGCCTCAGGTAAAGGAAGTTGTATTTAAGCCGAATTTAGAATTACCGGTCTCACCAGTGGTGATAGATTTTGCTAACGCCTAG
- a CDS encoding 7-cyano-7-deazaguanine synthase: protein MVEEAIIQLTGGIDSTVLAYYLKDKYALHGAFLYYGYPPQTRELELVKELSKKLEIPLKVIDFSSYVKSFGLPPIDTIQYKIKYQFVVEILAPFSAYPDLNTMFVGWLKDEWNNKMSLLERIESIMGFKVITPFHTMVKSEVIKLGEKLGVDFTKTHSCIVSGKTHCGICMPCRSRRRAFEEAKVKDPTVYYYNLSPDEVDKLSRELSQGEFIERYFRPFLEYTGEYPKEFVDNLVNILKE from the coding sequence ATGGTTGAGGAAGCTATTATTCAACTTACTGGGGGGATAGATTCCACAGTATTAGCGTATTATCTTAAAGATAAGTACGCACTGCACGGGGCTTTCCTATATTATGGTTACCCTCCCCAGACGAGAGAATTAGAATTAGTTAAAGAGTTGTCTAAAAAGCTCGAGATCCCCCTAAAGGTCATCGACTTTTCTTCTTATGTTAAGTCTTTCGGTCTACCTCCAATAGATACTATACAATACAAGATTAAGTACCAGTTCGTGGTAGAAATCCTCGCACCTTTTTCTGCTTATCCCGACCTAAATACGATGTTTGTGGGCTGGCTTAAAGACGAATGGAACAATAAGATGAGTCTTCTGGAAAGAATTGAATCTATTATGGGTTTTAAGGTCATAACACCTTTTCATACGATGGTAAAAAGCGAAGTTATTAAATTGGGTGAGAAATTGGGTGTAGATTTCACAAAAACCCACAGTTGCATTGTGTCCGGAAAAACGCACTGCGGTATATGTATGCCTTGTAGGTCTAGGAGGAGGGCTTTTGAAGAGGCGAAAGTCAAAGACCCTACAGTCTACTACTATAATTTATCTCCTGATGAGGTGGATAAGTTATCGCGTGAACTAAGCCAGGGGGAGTTCATAGAGAGGTATTTCAGACCTTTCTTAGAGTATACCGGAGAATACCCTAAAGAGTTTGTAGATAACTTAGTCAATATTTTAAAAGAATAG
- a CDS encoding metallophosphoesterase family protein, whose translation MGLFKKKNPDGVDSKTQYKILYTSDVHGSEVTFKKFLNAGKMFKVDALIIGGDVAGKALIPIVELGNGKYDVQGTEVGREGLETLKQKIKNEGNYYVIVDKKGYDELNNDKRKVDEAFKTAMIERLREWVKIAEERYKGTNIPIYVNLGNDDPLYLFDILDEGTVTKKTEGFIIPLGKYEMISFGYVNPTPWNTPREMSEEELYSNMVKMIEKVSNPNLAIFNFHAPPYGTNLDNAPLLDKTLKPVVRGGEIVMTHVGSKAVRKTIEEFKPLMGIHGHIHESRGFDRVAGTLVLNPGSEYSSGIFHGVYIVLEGEKVKTHQFITG comes from the coding sequence ATGGGGTTATTTAAGAAGAAGAACCCAGACGGCGTAGATAGTAAGACGCAGTATAAGATATTGTATACATCAGATGTACACGGGTCAGAGGTGACTTTTAAGAAATTCCTGAACGCCGGAAAAATGTTTAAAGTAGACGCTTTAATAATCGGTGGGGACGTAGCGGGAAAAGCCTTAATACCTATAGTAGAATTAGGAAATGGAAAGTATGATGTACAAGGGACGGAGGTCGGGAGGGAAGGGTTAGAAACACTAAAGCAGAAAATAAAGAACGAAGGAAATTATTATGTTATAGTAGATAAGAAGGGTTATGACGAGCTTAACAACGATAAAAGGAAAGTAGACGAGGCTTTTAAGACCGCAATGATAGAGAGGCTAAGAGAATGGGTAAAAATAGCCGAAGAGAGATATAAAGGGACGAACATTCCTATTTACGTTAACCTAGGTAATGATGACCCGTTATATTTGTTTGATATTCTTGACGAGGGCACTGTTACAAAGAAGACTGAAGGGTTTATAATACCTCTTGGTAAATATGAGATGATATCCTTCGGGTATGTTAACCCTACGCCCTGGAATACTCCAAGAGAAATGAGTGAGGAAGAGCTGTACTCTAATATGGTAAAAATGATCGAGAAAGTCTCTAATCCTAACCTAGCAATATTCAACTTCCATGCACCTCCTTACGGCACTAACCTAGATAATGCTCCATTGCTGGATAAAACGTTAAAACCTGTCGTTAGGGGTGGTGAAATAGTCATGACCCATGTGGGCTCAAAAGCTGTACGAAAGACCATTGAAGAATTTAAGCCCCTAATGGGTATACACGGCCATATTCATGAGTCAAGGGGGTTTGATAGAGTTGCTGGTACCTTAGTATTGAACCCAGGTAGTGAATATAGTTCAGGTATATTTCATGGTGTTTACATAGTCTTAGAAGGGGAAAAGGTTAAGACTCATCAATTTATTACCGGTTAA
- a CDS encoding alpha-E domain-containing protein — MITKSTAYKIWWAGRYLERIENTARMGLIALECGKDVNELPKVLGINKDVFTYLKDNLDVLREDLRSFGDEAVINSVATLEGAIYAKNNDLKEYFKGVLQAALFLGSIIEDKIGPTITTFYPRKQEEIKTQ, encoded by the coding sequence TTGATAACAAAGAGCACTGCATATAAGATTTGGTGGGCAGGTAGGTACTTAGAGAGGATTGAAAATACGGCCAGAATGGGGCTAATTGCGCTAGAGTGCGGAAAGGACGTTAACGAACTCCCTAAAGTCCTTGGCATAAATAAGGACGTTTTTACCTACTTAAAGGACAACTTGGACGTCCTAAGGGAAGACCTAAGGAGCTTTGGTGATGAGGCTGTTATTAACTCTGTTGCTACGTTAGAAGGAGCGATATACGCTAAAAATAACGATTTGAAAGAGTATTTTAAAGGTGTCTTACAAGCAGCGCTATTTCTAGGTAGTATAATCGAAGATAAAATAGGGCCTACTATTACTACATTTTATCCAAGGAAACAAGAGGAAATTAAGACACAATAA